From the genome of Candidatus Promineifilum breve, one region includes:
- a CDS encoding tetratricopeptide repeat protein: MMPDSTDPNPTIQTGGGAHAGGGAHVSGGGFQAGSDINLGAKTVMGDEVGVKIVHQYGDRSPLPPFTPAPLPPLAPDGRPPLPDPVPLPPGSRLDYDRNPFFTGRENEMRALAQALLYGPPGRPAVIATGIGGIGKTQLAVEFAYRYGRYFHGVHWVSMADPAAVGTEIAQCGALMGLRPDFDSLPLEAQTRLTLAAWGEPAARLIIFDNCEEPGLLAQWRPGSGGARILATTRRGHWPRIAGVAQLPVGALPREQAVALLAKYVTGRATPPATRHPLPTTLSEIAAELGDLPLALHLAGSYLESYAGDPAGTPAALLAQLRDPVLGLQAAALIGRGAADSPTAHELHVANTFLLSWQRLATVTADGGAMAAALLARAACLAPGEPLPGGLLRRAMAEELDSLDVSDGLGALVAVGLLEEAGERAAVGDGVEDGDVPGGGDVPAYGDVPAERLYRLHRLVARFVAGVAAEEMGAARAAVEGAVISLAQEQDVKRDPRPLRQWLIHFRHVTDAALGREDEQAATLCHWLGYCLRFSGDLSGALPYSRRALEIRELAFGLEHPDTAASLNNLGVLLRVMGDLAAAQPYYERALGIWERVLGPEHPNTAVSLNNLGSLLQSLGDLVAAQSYYERALAIRERVLGPDHPDTAGSLNNLGTLLQAVGDLAAARPYIERALTICERVLGPEHPDTATSLNNLGYLLQAIGDLAGARPYYERALAISECVLGPEHPDTATSLNNLGALLQAMGDLPGARPYYERALAIDEKVLGTEHPLTAIDYNNLGGLLQVMGDLAGARLYYERALSIDEKVLGTEHPDTASDYNNLGYLLRAMGDLAGARPYYERALGIRERVLGPEHPDTAQSLWWMGVLNEQDGAKDKARALYSRALAIYEKRLGPDHPNTQSVRHYLSRVS, encoded by the coding sequence ATGATGCCGGATTCAACCGATCCCAACCCCACGATCCAAACCGGCGGCGGCGCCCACGCCGGCGGCGGCGCCCACGTCAGCGGCGGCGGTTTCCAGGCCGGCAGCGACATCAACCTGGGAGCCAAGACGGTCATGGGCGACGAGGTTGGCGTCAAGATTGTTCATCAATATGGCGACCGATCCCCCCTGCCCCCTTTCACCCCTGCTCCTCTGCCTCCCCTCGCCCCCGACGGCCGCCCGCCCCTGCCCGACCCCGTCCCCCTGCCCCCCGGCTCGCGCCTCGATTATGACCGCAACCCCTTCTTCACCGGCCGCGAGAACGAGATGCGCGCGCTGGCCCAGGCCTTGCTCTACGGCCCGCCCGGACGCCCGGCGGTCATCGCCACCGGCATCGGCGGCATCGGCAAGACCCAACTGGCCGTCGAGTTCGCCTACCGCTACGGGCGCTACTTCCACGGCGTGCATTGGGTCAGTATGGCCGACCCGGCGGCGGTGGGCACGGAGATCGCCCAATGCGGCGCGCTAATGGGGCTGCGGCCGGATTTCGACAGCCTGCCGCTGGAGGCGCAGACGCGGCTGACGCTGGCGGCCTGGGGCGAGCCGGCGGCGCGGCTGATCATCTTTGACAATTGCGAGGAGCCGGGGCTGCTGGCCCAATGGCGGCCGGGGAGCGGCGGGGCGCGCATTCTGGCCACGACGCGGCGCGGGCATTGGCCGCGCATCGCCGGCGTGGCCCAGCTGCCGGTGGGGGCGTTGCCGCGCGAACAGGCGGTGGCCCTGCTGGCTAAGTACGTGACCGGCCGCGCCACGCCACCCGCCACCCGCCACCCGCTACCCACCACCCTGTCCGAGATAGCCGCCGAACTCGGCGATCTCCCCCTCGCCCTGCATCTGGCCGGCAGCTATCTGGAGAGCTACGCCGGCGACCCGGCCGGGACGCCGGCGGCGCTGCTGGCCCAGTTGCGCGACCCGGTCCTGGGGCTGCAAGCGGCGGCGCTCATTGGCCGGGGGGCGGCCGATTCACCCACCGCCCACGAACTCCACGTCGCCAATACCTTTCTGCTCAGTTGGCAACGGCTGGCGACGGTGACGGCCGACGGCGGCGCGATGGCGGCGGCGCTGCTGGCCCGCGCCGCCTGCCTGGCCCCCGGCGAACCGCTGCCGGGCGGGCTGCTGCGCCGGGCGATGGCCGAGGAACTCGACAGCCTCGACGTGAGCGACGGGTTGGGGGCGCTGGTGGCGGTGGGGTTGCTGGAGGAGGCGGGGGAGCGGGCGGCGGTGGGCGATGGGGTGGAAGATGGTGACGTTCCAGGGGGTGGAGACGTTCCAGCGTATGGAGACGTTCCAGCGGAACGTCTCTACCGGCTGCACCGGCTGGTGGCGCGGTTTGTGGCTGGGGTGGCGGCGGAGGAGATGGGGGCGGCGCGGGCGGCGGTGGAAGGGGCGGTTATATCGCTGGCTCAAGAGCAGGATGTGAAACGTGATCCGCGACCCCTGCGCCAGTGGTTGATCCACTTCCGACACGTGACCGATGCCGCTCTGGGGCGAGAGGATGAACAGGCAGCCACACTTTGCCACTGGCTGGGTTATTGTCTGAGATTCAGCGGCGATCTGAGCGGTGCGCTGCCATATAGTCGCCGAGCGCTTGAAATCCGAGAGCTCGCCTTCGGCCTAGAGCATCCCGACACTGCGGCGAGCCTCAACAACCTGGGCGTGCTGCTGCGGGTGATGGGCGATCTGGCGGCGGCGCAGCCGTATTACGAGCGCGCCCTGGGCATCTGGGAGCGCGTTCTCGGCCCGGAGCATCCCAATACGGCGGTGAGCCTCAACAACCTGGGCTCATTGCTGCAGTCTCTTGGCGATTTGGTGGCGGCGCAGTCGTATTACGAGCGCGCTCTGGCCATCCGCGAGCGCGTTCTCGGTCCCGATCACCCCGACACGGCGGGCAGCCTCAACAACCTGGGCACACTGCTGCAGGCAGTGGGCGACCTGGCAGCGGCGCGGCCGTATATCGAGCGCGCTTTGACCATCTGCGAGCGTGTTCTAGGCCCGGAGCATCCCGATACGGCAACGAGCCTCAACAACCTGGGCTACCTGCTGCAAGCGATAGGTGACCTGGCGGGAGCGCGGCCGTATTACGAGCGTGCACTGGCCATCAGCGAGTGCGTCCTCGGCCCGGAGCACCCCGACACGGCGACGAGCCTCAACAACCTGGGCGCGCTGCTGCAGGCGATGGGCGACCTGCCGGGGGCGCGACCGTATTACGAGCGCGCTCTGGCTATCGACGAGAAGGTACTTGGCACCGAGCACCCCTTAACGGCCATAGACTACAACAACCTGGGCGGACTTCTGCAGGTGATGGGCGACCTGGCGGGGGCGCGGCTGTATTACGAGCGCGCCCTGTCCATCGACGAGAAGGTACTCGGCACGGAGCACCCTGACACAGCGTCAGACTACAACAACCTGGGCTACCTGCTGCGGGCAATGGGCGACCTGGCGGGGGCGCGGCCGTATTACGAGCGCGCCCTGGGCATCCGCGAGCGCGTGCTCGGCCCGGAGCACCCCGATACGGCACAGAGCCTGTGGTGGATGGGAGTCTTGAACGAACAGGATGGGGCCAAAGATAAGGCCCGTGCCTTATATAGCCGTGCCCTGGCCATTTACGAAAAACGGCTTGGCCCCGACCATCCCAACACACAAAGCGTGCGTCACTATCTGTCGCGAGTGTCGTAG
- a CDS encoding DUF3565 domain-containing protein, protein MQQPIIDFDQDEVGDWRAILACGHRQHVRHNPPLVERPWVLSAEGRARFVGVVLVCKRCDEEGGDESLPSVNHG, encoded by the coding sequence ATGCAACAACCCATCATCGATTTCGATCAGGACGAAGTGGGCGATTGGCGGGCGATTCTGGCCTGCGGCCACCGGCAGCACGTGCGCCACAACCCGCCGTTGGTGGAGCGGCCGTGGGTGTTGTCGGCCGAGGGGCGGGCGCGGTTTGTGGGGGTTGTGTTGGTGTGTAAGCGGTGTGATGAGGAGGGCGGGGATGAATCGTTGCCATCTGTCAACCACGGTTGA
- a CDS encoding DUF4342 domain-containing protein, which yields MTDEMTENVEELKEETRRATERISVAGSDLIKTVQSLLREAAVRKITIQDKTGRTLIEIPLYAGVLGVLFVGSWTVLALIAAWFAEVSILIERDTDADAEPTVVGEAVERAAGGAAEAARSAAATAKSGLGAALGGAAHAAGGLARRAADAIEGRFSQADADADMARGQEAAEAIIAAAAAQSAEPQRCIALTKSGERCKRTAAAGSAYCGTHQPK from the coding sequence ATGACCGACGAAATGACCGAGAACGTGGAAGAACTGAAGGAAGAGACCCGCCGCGCCACCGAGCGTATCTCCGTGGCCGGCAGCGACCTGATCAAGACCGTCCAATCCCTGCTGCGCGAGGCCGCCGTGCGCAAGATCACCATCCAGGACAAGACCGGCCGCACCCTGATCGAGATCCCGCTCTACGCCGGCGTCCTGGGCGTGCTGTTCGTCGGCTCCTGGACGGTGCTGGCCCTCATCGCCGCCTGGTTCGCCGAGGTCAGCATCCTCATCGAGCGCGACACCGACGCCGACGCTGAGCCGACCGTGGTGGGCGAGGCCGTGGAGCGCGCCGCCGGTGGGGCGGCCGAGGCCGCCCGTTCGGCCGCGGCCACGGCCAAATCCGGCCTGGGCGCGGCATTGGGTGGCGCGGCCCATGCCGCCGGCGGGCTGGCCCGGCGCGCCGCCGACGCCATCGAAGGCCGCTTCAGCCAGGCCGACGCCGACGCCGACATGGCCCGCGGCCAGGAAGCGGCCGAAGCCATCATCGCCGCCGCCGCCGCCCAATCGGCCGAGCCGCAGCGCTGCATCGCCCTGACCAAGAGCGGCGAGCGCTGCAAACGCACCGCCGCCGCCGGCTCGGCCTATTGCGGGACGCACCAACCTAAGTAA
- a CDS encoding radical SAM protein, giving the protein MDTLIKLQEIAVHMALEPAEEVGRLPPEAQGGRGAGVQGRTDVLSASPLLPRSPAPLPSAPLPCGLSSNTADRKAAAQAASLGVTHVHLPNGRLMPLLKTMMTTACERDCHYCPFRAGRSQTRRVTFSPDEMAKAFNDMRRAGAVDGLFLSSGIIGGGVRAQDKLLDTVDIIRHKFGYRGYVHLKIMPGAERDQVLRAAQLADRLSINLEAPTPQRLAALAPKKQFIDELLTPLRWIEQFRRERPAHENVKGRWPSSVTQFVVGAVDETDLELLSAVAHLNHTASLQRAYFSAFRPVADTPLENRTAEDPWREHRLYQASFLFRDYGFDLEEMPFDAAGRLPLDTDPKRAWAAANLRHAPVEVNRAAREELLRVPGIGPKGAAAILRARRQATLRSVGDLRQIGVRTKDIEPFVLLDGRQPEFQLKLFK; this is encoded by the coding sequence ATGGACACCCTTATCAAATTGCAGGAGATCGCCGTCCACATGGCGCTGGAGCCGGCTGAGGAGGTCGGCCGCTTGCCGCCTGAAGCGCAGGGGGGCAGGGGTGCAGGGGTGCAGGGGAGAACCGACGTTCTCTCTGCATCTCCCCTGCTCCCCCGCTCCCCTGCACCCCTGCCCTCTGCCCCGCTCCCCTGCGGTTTATCCAGCAACACGGCCGACCGGAAAGCCGCCGCCCAGGCCGCCTCCCTCGGCGTCACCCACGTCCACTTGCCCAACGGCCGCCTGATGCCCCTGCTCAAAACGATGATGACCACCGCCTGCGAGCGCGATTGCCACTACTGCCCCTTCCGCGCCGGGCGCAGCCAAACCCGCCGGGTGACATTTTCGCCCGACGAAATGGCGAAGGCGTTCAACGACATGCGCCGCGCCGGGGCGGTCGATGGGCTGTTCCTGAGCAGCGGCATCATCGGCGGCGGGGTGCGGGCGCAGGACAAGCTGCTGGATACGGTCGACATCATCCGCCACAAATTCGGCTATCGCGGCTACGTCCATCTGAAGATCATGCCCGGCGCGGAGCGCGACCAGGTGCTGCGGGCGGCGCAGTTGGCCGACCGGCTGTCGATCAATCTGGAAGCGCCCACGCCCCAACGGCTGGCGGCGCTGGCCCCCAAGAAGCAGTTCATCGACGAGCTGCTGACCCCGTTGCGCTGGATCGAGCAGTTCCGCCGCGAGCGCCCGGCCCACGAGAACGTCAAGGGGCGCTGGCCGTCGTCGGTCACCCAGTTCGTCGTCGGCGCGGTGGATGAGACCGACCTGGAGCTGCTCAGCGCCGTGGCGCATCTGAACCACACGGCCAGCTTGCAGCGGGCCTACTTCTCGGCTTTCCGGCCGGTGGCCGATACGCCGCTGGAGAACCGCACGGCCGAAGACCCGTGGCGCGAGCACCGGCTCTATCAGGCCTCGTTCCTGTTCCGCGACTACGGCTTCGACCTGGAGGAGATGCCGTTCGACGCCGCCGGCCGCCTGCCGCTGGACACCGACCCCAAGCGGGCCTGGGCCGCGGCCAACCTGCGCCACGCCCCGGTGGAGGTGAACCGGGCAGCGCGGGAGGAGCTATTGCGCGTGCCGGGCATCGGGCCGAAGGGCGCGGCGGCCATTCTGCGCGCCCGGCGGCAGGCCACCCTGCGCTCGGTGGGCGATCTCAGGCAGATCGGCGTGCGGACGAAGGATATCGAACCGTTTGTGTTGCTCGATGGGCGACAGCCGGAATTTCAACTTAAATTATTTAAATAG
- a CDS encoding glycosyltransferase family 39 protein, giving the protein MTTRERRSLSPRQRSGEGPALALFVAALLIYAATRLIGLADFPIYFFSDEAIQAVSAAELIRDGFRNSDGLLWPPYFKNYAVWNLSLSVYLQLLPARLLGLSVLVTRLVSVWVGLLGMAAVAGTLRNVFRARGWYLSVLVLAATPAWFLHSRTAFETAEMVAFYALFIYCYLLYRTRSPRYVYPALVFAAAAFYSYSNGQAIIGVLALALAVVDAPYHWRVVRGGAGEQGSRGAGENSAPLLPRSPAPLLLFLALAALLAWPYLRFRLAYPTDLAYHLRSLDSYWFRDIAAADKLAEFARRYLYGLSPAYWFQPNDHDLIRHRMGESLGHMRVVFLPLVVLGVVVAVGRGLRKSPGATHFPEWVAPSGVNSDPSATHFPEWVAPEGDTLEPAQGATHFRKWVAPERGAPERVAPAAAYRVVLLALLAAPVGAALVDVAITRVLSVVVPVTLLIGIGIDWLLTVVSGQWAVGSETAEPTPRSSPATRPAPLATHHPPLATHHAPPATRHAPLATRLSTLIFILLALMSLGTLRYALAEGPRWYSDYTMGGMQYGAAQLFALIEQRLAADPATEIILTPNWANGADMFPRFFLSDADQQRVRTLNVDAFLAEPRPLTPDMLFIMMPDEVERAQASGKFAAVAVEETVAYPDGRPGFLLARLAYAPNVAEVFAAELEALRQPVTETITLDGQPVTVTHTRFEAGQLADLFDGDTFTLVRHIAGNPVSYSFVFDAPRPVGGLAADFGTMDVGLTVTLTPPDGAPVTITQEFRGLGPDPHVEMPFPGAPPLVAEMTVEIRDLNAGEDVKIHVRELRLTSE; this is encoded by the coding sequence ATGACAACACGCGAGAGACGTTCCCTCTCTCCCCGGCAGCGGTCAGGAGAGGGGCCGGCGTTGGCCCTGTTCGTGGCCGCCCTGCTCATCTATGCCGCCACGCGCCTCATCGGGCTGGCCGATTTCCCCATCTACTTCTTCTCCGACGAGGCCATCCAGGCCGTATCGGCCGCCGAACTCATCCGCGACGGCTTCCGCAACAGCGACGGGCTGCTCTGGCCGCCCTATTTCAAGAACTACGCTGTGTGGAATCTGAGCCTGTCGGTCTATCTGCAACTGCTGCCGGCGCGGCTGCTGGGCCTGTCGGTGTTGGTCACGCGGCTGGTCAGCGTCTGGGTGGGGCTGCTGGGCATGGCCGCCGTGGCCGGCACGCTGCGCAACGTGTTTCGCGCCCGCGGCTGGTATCTGAGCGTGCTGGTATTGGCGGCCACCCCGGCCTGGTTCCTCCACAGCCGCACGGCGTTCGAGACGGCCGAAATGGTGGCCTTCTACGCCCTGTTCATCTATTGCTACCTGCTCTACCGCACCCGTTCGCCACGTTATGTCTACCCGGCCCTCGTCTTCGCCGCGGCGGCCTTCTATAGCTACAGCAATGGGCAGGCGATCATCGGCGTGCTGGCCCTGGCGCTGGCGGTGGTGGATGCGCCGTATCATTGGCGGGTGGTGCGGGGGGGAGCAGGGGAGCAGGGGAGCAGGGGGGCAGGGGAGAATTCCGCACCCCTGCTCCCCCGCTCCCCTGCTCCCCTGCTCCTTTTCCTGGCCTTGGCCGCCCTGTTGGCCTGGCCCTACCTCCGCTTCCGTCTCGCCTATCCCACCGACCTGGCCTATCACCTGCGTTCGCTCGATTCCTACTGGTTCCGCGATATAGCGGCGGCCGACAAGCTGGCCGAATTCGCCCGGCGCTACCTCTATGGCCTCAGCCCGGCCTACTGGTTCCAGCCCAACGACCATGACCTGATTCGCCATCGCATGGGCGAGTCGTTGGGGCATATGCGGGTGGTGTTTTTGCCGTTGGTGGTGTTGGGGGTTGTGGTTGCGGTGGGGCGTGGGCTGCGGAAATCCCCCGGTGCGACCCACTTTCCTGAGTGGGTTGCACCTTCTGGAGTCAATAGCGACCCAAGTGCGACCCACTTTCCTGAGTGGGTTGCACCTGAAGGAGACACACTAGAACCAGCGCAAGGTGCAACCCACTTCAGAAAGTGGGTCGCACCCGAGAGGGGCGCACCCGAGAGGGTCGCACCAGCGGCGGCGTATCGCGTGGTATTGCTGGCCCTGCTGGCCGCGCCGGTGGGCGCGGCGCTGGTCGATGTGGCGATTACGCGGGTGCTGTCGGTCGTCGTTCCGGTCACGCTGTTGATTGGCATCGGCATCGATTGGCTTTTGACAGTGGTCAGTGGTCAGTGGGCAGTGGGCAGTGAAACGGCCGAACCGACGCCACGCTCTTCACCCGCCACCCGCCCCGCGCCACTCGCCACCCACCACCCGCCACTCGCCACCCACCACGCGCCACCCGCCACCCGCCACGCGCCCCTCGCCACCCGCCTCTCCACGCTCATCTTTATCCTACTCGCTCTGATGAGCCTGGGCACGCTCCGCTACGCCCTGGCCGAAGGGCCGCGCTGGTATAGCGATTACACGATGGGCGGCATGCAGTATGGCGCGGCGCAACTGTTCGCCCTGATCGAGCAGCGGCTGGCGGCCGACCCGGCGACGGAGATCATCCTGACCCCCAATTGGGCCAACGGCGCGGACATGTTCCCGCGCTTCTTCCTGAGCGACGCCGACCAGCAGCGCGTGCGCACGCTCAACGTCGATGCCTTCCTGGCCGAGCCACGCCCGCTGACGCCCGACATGCTGTTCATTATGATGCCCGACGAGGTGGAGCGGGCGCAGGCCAGCGGCAAATTCGCCGCCGTGGCCGTGGAGGAGACGGTGGCCTATCCCGACGGGCGGCCGGGCTTCCTGCTGGCCCGGCTGGCCTACGCGCCCAACGTGGCGGAGGTGTTCGCCGCCGAGCTGGAGGCGTTGCGGCAACCGGTGACCGAGACCATCACTCTCGACGGCCAACCGGTGACCGTGACCCACACGCGCTTCGAGGCCGGGCAGCTGGCCGACCTGTTCGACGGCGACACCTTCACCCTGGTGCGCCACATCGCCGGCAACCCGGTGAGTTACAGCTTCGTCTTCGACGCGCCGCGGCCGGTGGGCGGGTTGGCGGCCGATTTCGGCACGATGGACGTGGGCCTGACGGTCACTCTGACCCCGCCCGACGGCGCGCCGGTGACCATCACCCAGGAGTTCCGCGGCCTCGGCCCCGACCCGCATGTCGAGATGCCCTTCCCCGGCGCGCCGCCGTTGGTGGCCGAGATGACGGTGGAGATACGCGACCTCAACGCGGGCGAAGATGTGAAGATCCACGTGCGGGAGTTGCGGCTGACCAGTGAGTAG
- a CDS encoding DUF6504 family protein produces the protein MPPENTHYIGEIITVEFDRPPLFSKRPHCPDRFVWRGETLVIVEVLGQRVDFGRRGRMAQNMQPEHAARATQQGSWGVGRYFFTVRTADGRVFELYYDRAPKGSDRPEGEWFLRYEIVE, from the coding sequence ATGCCACCAGAAAACACCCACTACATTGGCGAGATCATCACCGTCGAATTCGACCGGCCGCCGCTGTTCAGCAAGCGGCCGCATTGCCCCGACCGCTTCGTCTGGCGCGGCGAGACGCTGGTCATCGTCGAGGTGCTGGGGCAGCGGGTGGATTTTGGGCGGCGGGGGCGGATGGCCCAGAATATGCAGCCCGAACACGCGGCGCGGGCGACGCAACAGGGGTCGTGGGGGGTGGGGCGCTACTTTTTCACCGTGCGCACGGCCGACGGGCGCGTGTTTGAGCTGTACTACGACCGCGCGCCGAAGGGCAGCGACCGGCCGGAGGGAGAGTGGTTTTTGAGATACGAAATAGTAGAATAG
- a CDS encoding NHL repeat-containing protein: MPPQAPVPAPAATPATLTVTVMTAPSSTASFEMTLHAAVPRYVGQWGRGQARFAAPRDVAVDGAGNRYVIDGGPKCIQVYDADGNYKFSWGSDGVGEGQFQQMSGVAVDGAGHVYVVDKKASRVQKFDGDGRYLIQWGSWGEGNGQFMYPEDVAVDGAGNVYVADTLNQRVQKFDSDGVYLASFGGQHGGTNPTYDPTGVAVDAAGNVYFADRGQNRVQKFAPDGRFLSYLGGSDWGQGDGEFIKPEELAVDGAGNLYVNDTGNKRIQKFDSSGNYVRHWGGGGPVAVDGAGNVYVVGGSNIQKFDGDGKLLHDLVKFGRGEGELNNPQGAAVDRAGNVYVADTSNNRIQKFDSNGGYLGQWGAWGSGHGSFRFPVGVAVDAGNNVYVADRENRRIQVFDGDGNFLNEFTGDVFSQEFRPGGVAVDTAGNFYVVDTLKKRILKFESSGHMRSEWDGYSLPMGVAVDAWRNVFVADHGNHTVGMRDAQGTVPANQWAGHGHGTGDGQFQQPTGVATDAKGRAYVADMGNDRIQKFGNQGDYLGQWGKGRGAADGQFDMPQGVAADGAGNVYVADTRNHRIQKFSDALLKVPLTHSQSFTFSDLLPGTYRLSAKETGLTLSDITCSGGNPIVDGHEVSVTLVAGDNVTCTYTFS, encoded by the coding sequence ATGCCCCCACAAGCCCCTGTTCCCGCGCCGGCGGCCACTCCGGCGACGCTGACTGTTACGGTGATGACTGCCCCGTCCAGCACGGCGAGTTTTGAGATGACGCTCCATGCGGCCGTGCCGCGCTACGTGGGGCAATGGGGCCGGGGGCAGGCGCGGTTTGCGGCCCCGCGCGACGTGGCTGTGGATGGGGCGGGCAACCGCTACGTCATCGACGGCGGCCCCAAATGCATCCAGGTGTATGACGCCGACGGCAACTACAAGTTCAGTTGGGGCAGCGATGGGGTCGGCGAGGGCCAGTTCCAACAGATGTCGGGCGTGGCGGTGGATGGGGCGGGCCACGTCTACGTGGTCGATAAGAAGGCCAGCCGTGTGCAGAAGTTCGACGGCGACGGCCGCTATCTGATCCAATGGGGCAGCTGGGGCGAGGGGAACGGCCAGTTCATGTACCCGGAGGACGTGGCCGTGGACGGAGCGGGCAACGTCTACGTGGCCGATACGCTCAACCAGCGTGTGCAGAAATTCGATAGCGACGGTGTCTACCTGGCTTCCTTTGGCGGGCAGCACGGCGGCACGAATCCGACCTATGACCCTACCGGCGTGGCCGTGGACGCCGCGGGCAACGTCTATTTCGCCGATCGAGGGCAGAACCGCGTCCAGAAATTCGCGCCCGACGGCCGCTTTCTAAGCTATCTGGGCGGCAGCGATTGGGGCCAAGGGGATGGTGAGTTCATCAAACCCGAAGAGTTGGCGGTGGATGGCGCGGGCAACCTCTACGTCAACGACACGGGCAACAAGCGCATCCAGAAGTTCGACAGCAGCGGCAATTACGTCCGCCATTGGGGCGGCGGGGGGCCGGTGGCGGTGGACGGGGCGGGCAACGTCTACGTTGTCGGCGGGTCGAACATCCAAAAGTTCGACGGCGACGGCAAGCTATTGCACGATCTGGTCAAATTTGGCCGGGGTGAGGGCGAGCTGAACAACCCCCAGGGCGCGGCCGTGGACCGGGCGGGCAACGTCTACGTGGCCGACACGAGTAATAACCGCATTCAGAAGTTCGACAGCAACGGCGGCTATCTGGGCCAGTGGGGCGCGTGGGGCAGCGGCCATGGGAGTTTCCGCTTTCCGGTGGGCGTGGCGGTGGATGCCGGCAACAACGTCTACGTCGCCGACCGGGAGAACCGCCGCATTCAGGTGTTCGATGGCGACGGCAACTTCCTGAATGAGTTTACCGGCGACGTGTTTAGCCAGGAGTTTCGCCCCGGCGGCGTGGCGGTGGACACGGCGGGCAATTTCTACGTGGTCGACACGCTGAAAAAGCGCATCCTGAAGTTCGAGAGCAGCGGCCACATGCGGAGCGAGTGGGACGGCTACTCCCTGCCCATGGGAGTGGCCGTGGACGCCTGGCGCAATGTCTTCGTGGCCGACCACGGCAACCATACCGTGGGCATGCGCGACGCCCAGGGCACCGTCCCGGCCAACCAATGGGCCGGCCACGGCCACGGCACGGGCGACGGCCAGTTCCAACAGCCCACCGGCGTGGCGACGGACGCCAAAGGCCGGGCCTACGTGGCCGACATGGGCAACGACCGCATCCAGAAGTTCGGCAATCAGGGCGACTATCTGGGGCAATGGGGCAAGGGGCGCGGCGCGGCCGACGGCCAGTTCGACATGCCCCAGGGCGTGGCCGCGGACGGGGCGGGCAACGTCTACGTGGCCGACACCCGCAACCACCGCATCCAGAAGTTCAGTGATGCGCTGCTGAAGGTGCCGCTGACCCACAGCCAGAGCTTCACGTTCTCCGACCTGCTGCCGGGGACGTACCGGCTGAGCGCCAAAGAAACGGGCCTGACGCTGAGCGACATCACGTGCAGCGGCGGCAACCCCATCGTGGACGGGCATGAGGTCAGTGTGACGCTGGTCGCGGGCGATAACGTGACCTGCACGTATACCTTTTCGTAG
- a CDS encoding DUF4058 family protein — MPTPFPGMDPYLERPGLWIEVHTGLISAIQRALTPLVRPRYRVAIERRVYLAVLPPALLGIPDVSILDSHAPYALAGRPAAIGQPVLVQLPQPEEVVERYLTIQETATAEVVTVIELLSPTNKVAPAGREQYERKRRDILTSRTNLVEIDLLRTGEPLPMQAATPSDYRVIVSRAEYRPNADAYLFSVRDPLPDVPIPLRPADPEPLLSLNDALHTLYDEAGFDLAIDYTAPPEPPLSSADTEWAKMLLTRT; from the coding sequence ATGCCGACACCATTTCCGGGCATGGATCCCTATCTGGAGCGGCCGGGGTTGTGGATTGAAGTGCACACCGGCCTCATCAGCGCCATCCAGCGGGCGCTCACGCCGCTGGTTCGGCCGCGCTACCGGGTGGCAATCGAGCGGCGCGTCTATCTGGCCGTGCTCCCCCCGGCGCTGCTGGGCATACCGGACGTGTCCATCCTCGATTCCCACGCCCCCTATGCGCTGGCGGGGCGGCCGGCGGCGATTGGTCAGCCGGTGCTGGTGCAGTTGCCACAGCCGGAAGAAGTGGTTGAGCGCTATTTGACCATTCAGGAAACGGCCACGGCCGAAGTGGTCACGGTCATCGAACTGCTGTCGCCGACGAACAAAGTGGCCCCGGCCGGCCGCGAACAATACGAACGCAAGCGCCGGGATATTCTGACCAGCCGAACCAACCTGGTGGAGATTGACCTGTTGCGCACCGGCGAGCCACTGCCCATGCAGGCCGCCACCCCCAGCGATTACCGCGTGATCGTCAGTCGTGCCGAGTACCGCCCCAACGCCGACGCCTATTTATTCTCCGTGCGCGACCCGCTGCCCGACGTGCCCATCCCCCTGCGCCCGGCTGACCCCGAGCCACTCCTGTCGCTCAACGATGCGCTCCACACCCTGTACGATGAGGCCGGGTTCGATCTGGCGATTGACTACACCGCCCCACCGGAACCGCCACTCTCCTCGGCCGATACGGAGTGGGCCAAGATGCTCCTAACCCGAACCTAA
- a CDS encoding DUF4342 domain-containing protein → MTENTNNEMDFELIHIEEEGHQPATTDGRRDEITVHGRELRDTLGRLAQEGRARKITVRNRYGKTLVEIPLALGAAGMLIIGPWTAALLAAAWLTRVSILIEYEELPAPAEEIPAVRQIEPRVA, encoded by the coding sequence ATGACCGAAAACACAAACAATGAAATGGATTTTGAACTGATCCACATCGAAGAAGAAGGCCACCAGCCGGCCACCACCGACGGCCGCCGCGACGAAATCACCGTCCACGGCCGCGAACTGCGCGACACCCTCGGCCGTCTGGCCCAGGAAGGGCGCGCCCGCAAGATCACCGTCCGCAACCGCTACGGCAAGACCCTGGTCGAGATTCCCCTCGCCCTCGGCGCGGCCGGGATGCTCATCATCGGCCCCTGGACGGCCGCCCTCCTGGCCGCCGCCTGGCTCACCCGCGTGTCCATCCTCATCGAATACGAGGAACTCCCCGCCCCCGCCGAGGAGATTCCAGCCGTCCGCCAAATCGAACCCCGTGTTGCTTAG